The window AACGAGATACGTGACACCTTTTTTGAAAGTGGATTCAAAACCGTACCTGATTATCACTATCGCTTGCTTCCTGTAGATCCAGACAAGTTGAAGCGCAAGCTTTTCAATTTACGTATTGATGAGATAGATGACCCAGCTTTGGCTTATTTATACAACGAGAAGCGTGAGGAGCTAGAAAAACAACTTTCGATGCTGAAGGAGCGCGGTACTAGAAATTTCTTCTATAGTAGCATCCGCTTATTTCATGGCGTGGAAAAAGACCTCAAAAAAGAAGCTGAGGATATTTTATCCATCCTTGCCGAGGAGCAGGAGCCAAATCCATCAGAATTGATCAATGCCGCAGAATTCAGAGAACTCGCGCTGAAAGAGTTTGAATTCTTTAAAAATCAAGATTCAGATTTTGAGGGTAAGGTTCACATTAAAGAAAACCTGAATATTATGATGGTTTCACAAGGAGAATTTTATCTGCCTAAAAACTATGAATTGACACGCAAGGAAGCTAATGCACTATTGCAACATGAGATAGGTACACATGTTCTCACCTATTACAATGGTTCCAAACAACCGTTGACCCAACTTAAAGCCGGTCTTGCAGATTACGATACGCTCCAGGAAGGTATCGCTGTAATGGCAGAATACCTGTGCGGAAACTTAACTCCCAATAGGCTTCGAACCCTTGCTGGCCGAGTAATTGCTGGCGATGTATTGATGCAAGGGTGTGATTTCAAAGAGATGTTTGATCTTTTAAAAAACACCTACGGTTTCAGTCAAGATCGAGCTTTTAACATTGTGTCGAGAATGTTTCAAGGTGGCGGTTTTCTTAAGGATATCATCTATCTCAAGGGATTTATGCAGTTGCGTCATTTCCTCAATTCTGGTGGAGACCTGGAATTGTTACTCGCAGGTAAATTTGCCTTACACCACGTGAATATTATCAAAGAATTGATAGATCGTGAGGTGCTCATAGGGCCTAGAATTAAACCTAGATACCTGCAAATGGAATGCTACCAGGATCAAATGAAAGAAATAACAGCAGGAACTTATCTTGCCCAAATGATTAAGAAATGAAAATATGTTTTGTACTAAGTGCTATTGCTACAGAAAAGAGTGGTTCTAGCATCCGTCTGATAACGCAAGCCCACGACCGTAAACACGAGGTTTATGTATGTGGCGTTGGTGGTTTTACTTTCAACAGCAGTGGTCCTATCGAGATAGAGGCAGTCAAAATACCTACCTCTTCAAAAAAGCGTACACCTGATGAAACCCTTGAATATCTTCAAGGTAAAAAAACGGATATCATAAGCTCTACAGATCTGGACGTTTTATTCTTAAGAAACAACCCAACTGAGGAGTCTGGGGAACGCCAATGGGCCGAATTCTCAGGAATAGGCTTTGGACAGATGATTCAAGATAGTGGAGTACTTGTACTGAATGATGCACATACACTTGCTAATGCATTTATTGACAAACTTTATTTTGAAAGTCTACCGGAATACATCAAACCTAAGAGTATCATAACTCGTGACCACGATCGATTGATGAAATTTTATGAAGAAATGGGCAACAAAATGGTGCTCAAACCTCTTGAGGGGTCGGGAGGTCAGAATGTGTATATGATAGACAAACACGAGAAAAATACGACCCAGATTATTGAAACCATTGCTCGCGACGGATATGTTATTGCCCAAGAATTTCTTCCAGAGGTTAAAAATGGGGACGTGCGCGTACTTTTAGTGAATGGCCGGATTGTGGAAGAAGATGGAAATAAGGGCATCATACGTCGTGTTGCTAGCGAGGGCGAGTTCCGCAGTAATTTCTCGCTGGGAGCAACGGCAGATAGTAGTGAGTTGACGCCAGCCATGCAAGAAATTGTAGACATTGTAGCTCCTAAATTGATCAAAGATGGCCTCTTTTTCGTTGGGTTAGACATCGTGGACGATAAACTGATTGAGATCAATTTGCTTAGTCCAGGTGGATTGGAGCGATTCAAGGATATAGACTTACCAGATTTTTCTAAAAGTATCATCCAGGCAATAGAGCGCAAGATCCATTATCGGGATAAATACAAGGGAGCTTTGAGCAACAAGATTTTGGCAACCATGGACTAGATAAGTAGCAATAGACTTTGATGTGTTTCCGCTTTCGCGAAAGTGAACTTATTAAACCTATCCTGCAATCATGCAACCTCAACGATAGTACAACCCTTAAACAACTCCATATGAAACGAATCATAGATAGATATACGTGTAATACCATTGGACCCCTAGTATTTATTACTGCAGCAGTGCACGGTAATGAACCTAGCGGTGTAAAAGCTCTAGAAGAAGTGTTTAGTCAATTGAGAGCCAGCAAGGCTCAGATTAATGGAACATTAATTGGGTTGCGAGGCAATCGTGGAGCGCTGGAAAAAGGAGTGCGATTCATTGACGAGGATTTGAACCGTACCTGGAAACCTATTAAAATCGCCAAACAAATAAAAGA of the Nonlabens marinus S1-08 genome contains:
- a CDS encoding flavohemoglobin expression-modulating QEGLA motif protein, with translation METLVDDATKAVLENISTNRRSIYNLEGNGFIHLEPALPFLFIYRTLPDDAGTRRLAKSGASHLIIGNVDAYDYSSLITQVSEAMTSKHNAFLLVDIYSGNQGITDFKIHAPASRLPASIEALKHELHKIRVSDTSPYLGVTVDDDEVTINGVSVLPCSSEEILKCGATLIHIEIPPVYRNTKGVLFPVFFRRFRDNFSRALQKAIFEFVRVQTSSGIPSFTAIGKRNVHAELYKLDQELTDIEDSFNLLMLVAPVNINEIRDTFFESGFKTVPDYHYRLLPVDPDKLKRKLFNLRIDEIDDPALAYLYNEKREELEKQLSMLKERGTRNFFYSSIRLFHGVEKDLKKEAEDILSILAEEQEPNPSELINAAEFRELALKEFEFFKNQDSDFEGKVHIKENLNIMMVSQGEFYLPKNYELTRKEANALLQHEIGTHVLTYYNGSKQPLTQLKAGLADYDTLQEGIAVMAEYLCGNLTPNRLRTLAGRVIAGDVLMQGCDFKEMFDLLKNTYGFSQDRAFNIVSRMFQGGGFLKDIIYLKGFMQLRHFLNSGGDLELLLAGKFALHHVNIIKELIDREVLIGPRIKPRYLQMECYQDQMKEITAGTYLAQMIKK
- a CDS encoding ATP-grasp domain-containing protein, yielding MKICFVLSAIATEKSGSSIRLITQAHDRKHEVYVCGVGGFTFNSSGPIEIEAVKIPTSSKKRTPDETLEYLQGKKTDIISSTDLDVLFLRNNPTEESGERQWAEFSGIGFGQMIQDSGVLVLNDAHTLANAFIDKLYFESLPEYIKPKSIITRDHDRLMKFYEEMGNKMVLKPLEGSGGQNVYMIDKHEKNTTQIIETIARDGYVIAQEFLPEVKNGDVRVLLVNGRIVEEDGNKGIIRRVASEGEFRSNFSLGATADSSELTPAMQEIVDIVAPKLIKDGLFFVGLDIVDDKLIEINLLSPGGLERFKDIDLPDFSKSIIQAIERKIHYRDKYKGALSNKILATMD